The following proteins come from a genomic window of Pocillopora verrucosa isolate sample1 chromosome 6, ASM3666991v2, whole genome shotgun sequence:
- the LOC131774924 gene encoding pancreatic secretory granule membrane major glycoprotein GP2 isoform X1, which translates to MGTKMFLRLIVSTPQIKVQSKMRSTFVASLLVFILIEGSKPVVGGGKKLKQLQARVKALEECQPCSVIEELLVRVKALENRTPPECQNYQVLADASRNVNHGANPLLCDNHLTPNWYRFQGAAGVKMLSSCPKTSRCGTHATGWLSGDHPSVEEGKVTRKVCFSWSNCCTWSIDIKVMNCGDFYIYYIDGTPREHQCHLRYCGTA; encoded by the exons ATGGGAACAAAAATGTTCTTGAGACTCATTGTGTCTACTCCACAGATTAAAGTCCAGTCCAAAATGAGATCCACTTTTGTTGCCTCGCTGCTTGTGTTCATTTTAATAGAAGGAAGCAAACCTGTCGTGGGTGgaggaaagaaactgaaacagCTGCAAGCCAGGGTGAAAGCATTGGAAGAGTGCCAAC CCTGCTCCGTGATTGAAGAGCTGTTGGTGAGAGTTAAAGCTTTGGAAAATAGGACTCCACCAG AATGTCAGAACTATCAAGTTCTGGCAGATGCAAGTAGGAATGTTAACCATGGCGCAAATCCACTCTTATGCGATAACCATCTCACGCCGAACTGGTATCGCTTCCAAGGAGCGGCTGGAGTCAAAATGCTTTCATCTTGCCCGAAAACATCCAGGTGCGGTACCCACGCTACTGGGTGGTTGAGCGGCGACCATCCTTCAGTGGAAGAGGGTAAAGTCACCAGGAAGGTCTGTTTCTCGTGGAGTAATTGCTGTACCTGGTCGATCGATATCAAGGTAATGAATTGTGGTGATTTCTACATTTACTACATCGATGGAACGCCCCGGGAGCACCAGTGCCATTTGCGCTATTGTGGTACCGCCTAA
- the LOC131774924 gene encoding pancreatic secretory granule membrane major glycoprotein GP2 isoform X2 yields the protein MRSTFVASLLVFILIEGSKPVVGGGKKLKQLQARVKALEECQPCSVIEELLVRVKALENRTPPECQNYQVLADASRNVNHGANPLLCDNHLTPNWYRFQGAAGVKMLSSCPKTSRCGTHATGWLSGDHPSVEEGKVTRKVCFSWSNCCTWSIDIKVMNCGDFYIYYIDGTPREHQCHLRYCGTA from the exons ATGAGATCCACTTTTGTTGCCTCGCTGCTTGTGTTCATTTTAATAGAAGGAAGCAAACCTGTCGTGGGTGgaggaaagaaactgaaacagCTGCAAGCCAGGGTGAAAGCATTGGAAGAGTGCCAAC CCTGCTCCGTGATTGAAGAGCTGTTGGTGAGAGTTAAAGCTTTGGAAAATAGGACTCCACCAG AATGTCAGAACTATCAAGTTCTGGCAGATGCAAGTAGGAATGTTAACCATGGCGCAAATCCACTCTTATGCGATAACCATCTCACGCCGAACTGGTATCGCTTCCAAGGAGCGGCTGGAGTCAAAATGCTTTCATCTTGCCCGAAAACATCCAGGTGCGGTACCCACGCTACTGGGTGGTTGAGCGGCGACCATCCTTCAGTGGAAGAGGGTAAAGTCACCAGGAAGGTCTGTTTCTCGTGGAGTAATTGCTGTACCTGGTCGATCGATATCAAGGTAATGAATTGTGGTGATTTCTACATTTACTACATCGATGGAACGCCCCGGGAGCACCAGTGCCATTTGCGCTATTGTGGTACCGCCTAA
- the LOC131774917 gene encoding tyrosine kinase receptor Cad96Ca isoform X1, with translation MEFSMLFIASVFLIMISDAQVFVLTPVSPIQAQDGDNITLHWEYHSGFHTLSLAQWGTITSEGTLETIIAQQHGNKPVEYLSSYYKGRVYVTSKASLTFIDVKVDDTGRYGCKLTFGDATISNSTILEVSARPITDVSPTADGTADDDTINTHPVYLAFVAVVLILIILVVVYFFLTRRKRVARTNRNKNEGARLDTNMVEMNPLSQNYMYADVDADVDADVDADVDADVDADAGRTPDPISSSDGVIRQEYSVIPPILPNPTEKDWELPRENLVFVKVIGRGAFGKVARGMAKGINDNKEDVVVAIKMLKENATDENRQDLLAELNMMKKLEPHQNVIQLLGCVTKSDPVMVVTEYVPHGDLLGFLRKSRGLRDTYYNDTEIKPQSSLSSNQLFSFAWDIANGMDYLASMKIVHRDLAARNVLVGDRETCKITDFGLARDVFKEDLYRRTATGRLPVKWTAFESLLYGKCTTMSDIWSYGIVMYEIFTIGGSPYPKIDGKSLASLLQEGYRMPKPPHLDEQLYKIMKACWNKKPEERPSFAELRRIMEDMGKEKETYINLKDYDSKLYQNVDDMEA, from the exons ATGGAGTTCTCCATGCTGTTTATTGCAAGCGTATTTCTCATTATGATCTCAG atgcGCAAGTTTTTGTACTGACCCCAGTCAGTCCAATTCAAGCTCAAGATGGCGATAACATCACACTACATTGGGAATATCATTCTGGCTTTCACACACTGAGTCTTGCTCAGTGGGGGACTATAACCTCGGAAGGAACCTTGGAAACCATCATAGCTCAACAGCATGGGAATAAGCCAGTGGAGTATTTATCATCGTATTACAAAGGCCGTGTGTATGTGACGAGCAAAGCCTCCCTTACTTTCATTGACGTTAAAGTGGATGACACCGGGCGATATGGTTGTAAGTTGACGTTTGGAGACGCGACAATTTCAAATTCCACAATACTGGAAGTATCAG CGAGACCCATTACAGACGTATCCCCCACAGCTGACGGTACTGCTGATGACGACACGATTAATACGCATCCAGTATATCTGGCCTTTGTTGCCGTGGTCCTGATCCTAATTATACTAGTTGTTGTCTACTTTTTCCTGACGCGTAGAAAAAGAG tGGCTCGTACCAATAGGAA CAAAAATGAAGGAGCTAGACTGGATACGAATATGGTTGAAATG AACCCACTGTCTCAAAATTACATGTACGCAGACGTAGACGCAGATGTAGACGCAGACGTAGACGCAGACGTAGACGCAGACGTAGACGCAGACGCAGGAAGAACTCCTGATCCAATTAGTTCTTCTGACGGAGTGATCCGTCAAGAATACTCAGTGATTCCTCCTATACTTCCCAACCCGACCGAAAAAGACTGGGAATTACCCAGAGAGAATCTCGTGTTTGTGAAGGTGATTGGCAGGGGAGCTTTTGGTAAAGTGGCTCGAGGAATGGCTAAGGGAATAAATGACAACAAGGAAGACGTGGTTGTGGCTATCAAAATGTTAAAAG AAAATGCCACCGACGAAAACAGACAGGATCTCCTCGCTGAACTAAACATGATGAAGAAGCTTGAACCGCATCAAAATGTTATCCAGTTGCTGGGCTGTGTCACCAAATCAG atcCCGTCATGGTTGTAACGGAGTATGTGCCACATGGAGATCTCTTAGGTTTTCTGAGGAAGAGCCGTGGACTCCGCGACACATATTACAACGACACTGAAATAAAACCCCAAAGCTCTCTTAGTTCTAACCAATTATTCAGCTTTGCTTGGGACATTGCGAATGGCATGGATTACTTGGCTTCGATGAAG ATAGTTCATCGCGATCTTGCAGCACGTAATGTACTAGTTGGTGATAGAGAGACCTGCAAAATAACGGATTTTGGTTTGGCAAGGGATGTTTTTAAAGAAGATCTCTACAGAAGAACAGCCACG GGTCGTCTCCCTGTAAAATGGACTGCATTTGAATCGTTGTTGTATGGAAAGTGTACAACGATGAGCGACAT ATGGAGCTATGGAATCGTGATGTACGAAATCTTTACCATAG GAGGTTCACCATATCCGAAAATCGACGGAAAATCTTTAGCCTCTTTACTTCAAGAAGGTTACAGAATGCCCAAGCCTCCACATTTGGATGAACAATT gtATAAAATTATGAAAGCCTGTTGGAATAAAAAACCCGAGGAGCGACCATCATTTGCAGAGCTGCGCAGGATCATGGAAGACATGGGCAAAGAGAAAGAG ACCTACATCAACCTTAAGGACTACGATAGCAAACTTTACCAGAACGTTGACGATATGGAAGCTTAG
- the LOC131774917 gene encoding tyrosine kinase receptor Cad96Ca isoform X2 has translation MEFSMLFIASVFLIMISDAQVFVLTPVSPIQAQDGDNITLHWEYHSGFHTLSLAQWGTITSEGTLETIIAQQHGNKPVEYLSSYYKGRVYVTSKASLTFIDVKVDDTGRYGCKLTFGDATISNSTILEVSARPITDVSPTADGTADDDTINTHPVYLAFVAVVLILIILVVVYFFLTRRKRVARTNRNKNEGARLDTNMVEMNPLSQNYMYADVDADVDADAGRTPDPISSSDGVIRQEYSVIPPILPNPTEKDWELPRENLVFVKVIGRGAFGKVARGMAKGINDNKEDVVVAIKMLKENATDENRQDLLAELNMMKKLEPHQNVIQLLGCVTKSDPVMVVTEYVPHGDLLGFLRKSRGLRDTYYNDTEIKPQSSLSSNQLFSFAWDIANGMDYLASMKIVHRDLAARNVLVGDRETCKITDFGLARDVFKEDLYRRTATGRLPVKWTAFESLLYGKCTTMSDIWSYGIVMYEIFTIGGSPYPKIDGKSLASLLQEGYRMPKPPHLDEQLYKIMKACWNKKPEERPSFAELRRIMEDMGKEKETYINLKDYDSKLYQNVDDMEA, from the exons ATGGAGTTCTCCATGCTGTTTATTGCAAGCGTATTTCTCATTATGATCTCAG atgcGCAAGTTTTTGTACTGACCCCAGTCAGTCCAATTCAAGCTCAAGATGGCGATAACATCACACTACATTGGGAATATCATTCTGGCTTTCACACACTGAGTCTTGCTCAGTGGGGGACTATAACCTCGGAAGGAACCTTGGAAACCATCATAGCTCAACAGCATGGGAATAAGCCAGTGGAGTATTTATCATCGTATTACAAAGGCCGTGTGTATGTGACGAGCAAAGCCTCCCTTACTTTCATTGACGTTAAAGTGGATGACACCGGGCGATATGGTTGTAAGTTGACGTTTGGAGACGCGACAATTTCAAATTCCACAATACTGGAAGTATCAG CGAGACCCATTACAGACGTATCCCCCACAGCTGACGGTACTGCTGATGACGACACGATTAATACGCATCCAGTATATCTGGCCTTTGTTGCCGTGGTCCTGATCCTAATTATACTAGTTGTTGTCTACTTTTTCCTGACGCGTAGAAAAAGAG tGGCTCGTACCAATAGGAA CAAAAATGAAGGAGCTAGACTGGATACGAATATGGTTGAAATG AACCCACTGTCTCAAAATTACATGT ACGCAGACGTAGACGCAGACGTAGACGCAGACGCAGGAAGAACTCCTGATCCAATTAGTTCTTCTGACGGAGTGATCCGTCAAGAATACTCAGTGATTCCTCCTATACTTCCCAACCCGACCGAAAAAGACTGGGAATTACCCAGAGAGAATCTCGTGTTTGTGAAGGTGATTGGCAGGGGAGCTTTTGGTAAAGTGGCTCGAGGAATGGCTAAGGGAATAAATGACAACAAGGAAGACGTGGTTGTGGCTATCAAAATGTTAAAAG AAAATGCCACCGACGAAAACAGACAGGATCTCCTCGCTGAACTAAACATGATGAAGAAGCTTGAACCGCATCAAAATGTTATCCAGTTGCTGGGCTGTGTCACCAAATCAG atcCCGTCATGGTTGTAACGGAGTATGTGCCACATGGAGATCTCTTAGGTTTTCTGAGGAAGAGCCGTGGACTCCGCGACACATATTACAACGACACTGAAATAAAACCCCAAAGCTCTCTTAGTTCTAACCAATTATTCAGCTTTGCTTGGGACATTGCGAATGGCATGGATTACTTGGCTTCGATGAAG ATAGTTCATCGCGATCTTGCAGCACGTAATGTACTAGTTGGTGATAGAGAGACCTGCAAAATAACGGATTTTGGTTTGGCAAGGGATGTTTTTAAAGAAGATCTCTACAGAAGAACAGCCACG GGTCGTCTCCCTGTAAAATGGACTGCATTTGAATCGTTGTTGTATGGAAAGTGTACAACGATGAGCGACAT ATGGAGCTATGGAATCGTGATGTACGAAATCTTTACCATAG GAGGTTCACCATATCCGAAAATCGACGGAAAATCTTTAGCCTCTTTACTTCAAGAAGGTTACAGAATGCCCAAGCCTCCACATTTGGATGAACAATT gtATAAAATTATGAAAGCCTGTTGGAATAAAAAACCCGAGGAGCGACCATCATTTGCAGAGCTGCGCAGGATCATGGAAGACATGGGCAAAGAGAAAGAG ACCTACATCAACCTTAAGGACTACGATAGCAAACTTTACCAGAACGTTGACGATATGGAAGCTTAG
- the LOC131774922 gene encoding pancreatic secretory granule membrane major glycoprotein GP2-like: MRSTFVASLLVFILIQGSKPVVGGGKKLKQLQARVKALEECQPCSVIEELLVRVEALENRTPAPPPPTKAPMPSECQNYQVLADASRNVNHGANPLLCDNHLTPNWYRFQGAAGVKMLSSCPQTSRCGTHATGWLSGDHPSVEEGKVTRKVCFSWSNCCTWSIDIQVMNCGDFYIYYIDGTPREHQCHLRYCGTN; the protein is encoded by the exons ATGAGATCCACTTTTGTTGCCTCGCTGCTTGTGTTCATTTTAATACAAGGAAGCAAACCTGTCGTGGGTGgaggaaagaaactgaaacagCTGCAAGCCAGGGTGAAAGCATTGGAAGAGTGCCAAC CCTGCTCCGTGATTGAAGAGCTGTTGGTGAGAGTTGAAGCTTTGGAAAATAGGACTCCAGCTCCACCTCCCCCGACAAAAGCTCCAATGCCATCAG AATGTCAGAACTATCAAGTTCTGGCAGATGCAAGCAGGAATGTTAACCATGGCGCAAATCCACTCTTATGCGATAACCATCTCACGCCGAACTGGTATCGCTTCCAAGGAGCGGCCGGGGTTAAAATGCTTTCATCTTGCCCGCAAACATCCAGGTGCGGTACCCACGCTACTGGGTGGTTGAGCGGCGACCATCCTTCAGTGGAAGAGGGTAAAGTCACCAGGAAGGTCTGTTTCTCGTGGAGTAATTGCTGTACCTGGTCGATCGATATCCAAGTGATGAATTGTGGCGATTTCTACATTTACTACATCGATGGAACGCCCCGGGAGCACCAGTGCCATTTGCGCTACTGCGGTACCAACTAA